From the Pseudomonas sp. SORT22 genome, one window contains:
- a CDS encoding TolC family outer membrane protein, translating into MLRKLSLALAVSCATNGMAWAADVPLSAKTDLVSVYQEAVNNNADLAAARANYGAQKEVVPQARAGLLPNLSAGAEMMNNRTKIDSPSITANRSGNSWSATLAQPVFRADRWFQLQAAEAVNEQAALELSATEQNLILQSAENYFAVLRAQDTLASTKAEEAAFKRQLDQSNERFDVGLSDKTDVLQSQASYDTARANRIVAQRQVDDAFEALITLTNRDYNSVQGIVHTLPVQLPVPNDAKAWVETAGKQNLNLLATNYAVSAAEETLRQRKAGHAPTVDAVARYQKGDNDSLGFSNPNLTGQNYSGDVEQTSIGLQLNIPIYSGGLTSSQVREAYQRLNQSEQQRESLRRQVVENTRNLHRAVNTDVEQVQARKQSIISNQSALEATEIGYQVGTRNIVDVLDAQRQLYTSVRDYNNTRYDYILDNLRLKQAAGTLSPQDLSDLSRYLKPDYNPDKDFLPPDLAAAAKANFEARP; encoded by the coding sequence ATGCTGCGCAAACTTTCACTGGCCCTTGCCGTGTCTTGTGCTACCAACGGAATGGCCTGGGCAGCGGACGTGCCCCTGTCGGCGAAGACCGACCTGGTCAGCGTCTATCAGGAAGCCGTGAACAATAACGCCGACCTGGCGGCCGCCCGCGCCAACTACGGCGCCCAGAAGGAAGTGGTGCCCCAGGCCCGTGCCGGCCTGCTGCCGAACCTTTCGGCCGGCGCCGAAATGATGAACAACCGCACCAAGATCGACAGCCCTTCGATTACCGCCAACCGCAGCGGCAACTCCTGGTCCGCGACCCTGGCCCAGCCGGTCTTTCGCGCTGATCGCTGGTTCCAGTTGCAGGCGGCCGAAGCGGTCAACGAACAGGCGGCACTGGAGCTGTCGGCCACCGAGCAGAACCTGATCCTGCAAAGCGCCGAAAACTATTTCGCCGTGCTGCGCGCCCAGGACACCCTGGCCTCGACCAAGGCCGAGGAAGCAGCGTTCAAGCGCCAGCTCGACCAGTCCAACGAGCGTTTTGACGTTGGCCTGTCGGACAAGACCGACGTGCTGCAGTCCCAGGCCAGCTACGACACCGCCCGGGCCAACCGCATCGTTGCCCAGCGCCAGGTCGACGACGCCTTCGAGGCGCTGATCACCCTGACCAACCGCGACTACAACTCGGTGCAGGGCATCGTCCACACCTTGCCGGTGCAACTGCCGGTGCCGAACGACGCCAAAGCCTGGGTCGAGACTGCCGGCAAGCAGAACCTCAACCTGCTGGCCACCAACTACGCGGTGAGCGCCGCCGAAGAGACCCTGCGCCAGCGCAAGGCCGGGCACGCGCCGACCGTCGATGCGGTAGCGCGCTACCAGAAGGGCGACAACGACAGCCTGGGCTTTTCCAACCCCAACCTCACCGGGCAGAACTACAGCGGCGATGTCGAGCAGACCAGCATCGGCCTGCAGTTGAACATTCCGATCTACAGCGGCGGCCTGACCAGCTCGCAGGTACGCGAGGCTTACCAGCGCCTGAACCAGAGCGAGCAGCAGCGCGAGAGCCTGCGCCGCCAGGTGGTGGAAAACACCCGCAACCTGCACCGCGCGGTGAACACCGACGTCGAGCAGGTGCAAGCGCGCAAGCAGTCGATCATCTCCAACCAGAGCGCCCTGGAAGCCACCGAAATCGGCTACCAGGTCGGTACCCGCAACATCGTCGACGTGCTCGATGCCCAGCGCCAGCTGTACACCTCGGTGCGTGACTACAACAACACCCGCTACGACTACATCCTCGACAACCTGCGCCTGAAGCAAGCCGCCGGCACCTTGAGCCCGCAGGACCTGAGCGATTTGAGCCGCTACCTGAAACCGGACTACAACCCGGACAAGGACTTCCTGCCGCCAGACCTGGCAGCAGCGGCCAAGGCCAACTTCGAAGCCCGGCCCTGA
- the waaA gene encoding lipid IV(A) 3-deoxy-D-manno-octulosonic acid transferase — MNRTLYTLLFHLGLPLVALRLFLRSRKAPAYGQRIAERFACKLPAMARGGIWVHAVSVGESIAAAPMIRALLQAYPQLPITITCMTPTGSERVRAMFADEPRIQHCYLPYDLPWAAGRFLDHVQPRLAVIMETELWPNHIHQCAKRGIPVALANARLSERSARGYARFAGLTRPMLAEMSLIAVQTETEAQRFRQLGARPECVQVTGSIKFDLSIDEQLLPRARALREQWQAGQRPVWIAASTHEGEDPIILAAHRQLREHHADALLILVPRHPERFNSVFELCRGQLPTVRRSSGEAVAADTAVLLGDTMGELLFLYALADIAFVGGSLVANGGHNLLEPAALALPVLSGPHLFNFLEIAAMLREAGALQEVDDAQGLAAEVRRLIELPRDAQRMGAAGLAVMKANQGALQRLLEGLGRLL; from the coding sequence ATGAACAGAACCCTCTATACCTTGCTGTTTCACCTGGGCCTGCCGCTGGTTGCGCTGCGCCTGTTCCTGCGTTCGCGCAAGGCGCCGGCCTATGGGCAGCGCATCGCCGAGCGTTTTGCCTGCAAGCTGCCGGCCATGGCCAGGGGCGGCATCTGGGTGCACGCGGTGTCGGTGGGCGAGAGCATTGCCGCCGCGCCGATGATTCGCGCCTTGCTGCAGGCTTATCCACAGCTGCCGATCACCATCACCTGCATGACCCCGACCGGTTCTGAGCGGGTGCGGGCGATGTTCGCCGACGAGCCGCGCATCCAGCACTGCTACCTGCCCTACGACTTGCCCTGGGCCGCCGGGCGCTTTCTCGATCACGTGCAGCCCAGGCTTGCGGTGATCATGGAGACCGAGCTGTGGCCTAACCACATTCATCAGTGCGCCAAGCGCGGTATTCCGGTGGCCCTGGCCAATGCGCGGTTGTCCGAGCGTTCGGCGCGGGGCTATGCGCGCTTTGCTGGCCTGACCCGACCGATGCTGGCCGAGATGAGCCTGATCGCGGTACAGACCGAAACCGAAGCCCAGCGCTTTCGCCAGTTGGGCGCGCGACCGGAATGCGTGCAGGTAACCGGCTCGATCAAGTTCGACCTGAGCATTGACGAGCAACTGTTGCCGCGCGCCCGTGCCCTGCGTGAGCAGTGGCAGGCCGGCCAGCGACCGGTATGGATCGCGGCCAGTACCCATGAAGGCGAGGACCCGATCATTCTCGCCGCCCACCGGCAGTTGCGCGAACACCATGCCGACGCCTTGCTGATCCTTGTGCCGCGTCACCCGGAGCGCTTTAACAGCGTGTTCGAGCTGTGCCGCGGGCAGTTGCCGACGGTGCGCCGTTCCAGTGGTGAAGCGGTCGCGGCTGATACCGCAGTGTTGCTTGGCGACACCATGGGCGAGCTGCTGTTTCTCTATGCCCTGGCCGATATCGCCTTCGTAGGCGGCAGCCTGGTGGCCAATGGCGGGCACAACCTGCTGGAGCCGGCGGCGCTGGCGCTGCCGGTGCTCAGTGGCCCGCATCTGTTCAACTTCCTGGAAATTGCGGCGATGCTGCGCGAGGCCGGTGCCTTGCAGGAAGTCGATGATGCCCAGGGGCTGGCGGCCGAAGTTCGCCGCCTGATTGAGTTGCCGCGGGATGCGCAGCGCATGGGCGCGGCGGGGTTGGCGGTGATGAAGGCCAACCAGGGCGCCTTGCAGCGCTTGCTTGAAGGCTTGGGGCGCTTGCTCTGA
- a CDS encoding LysR family transcriptional regulator, with translation MAEQWNLEQLRMFVRVAELRSFSAVAREQRKAQSAVSNGIALLEADLGVTLFERSSGRQPRLSEAGATLLEDARELLRQCERLDGRALALMRGQEAQLRVAQDEAMPYQPVIDSLDELARQFPLLEVQMASGAQGDVARKLIERRADLGLLFHHDQMPVSLERRAVGRIEMVTACAVDHPLTRLERVSRQDLARHRQLLITPQESGYPGGEPISPQIWRADSFYAMAELLMRGLGWAWLPRHVVQYPTYQAQMVELASEWTPPALVVELVWRRDEPLGPAAQWLAERFAVHLRAIG, from the coding sequence ATGGCCGAGCAGTGGAATCTGGAGCAGTTGCGCATGTTCGTGCGGGTCGCCGAGCTGCGCTCGTTCTCGGCAGTAGCCCGTGAACAGCGCAAGGCGCAATCGGCGGTGAGCAACGGCATCGCTTTGCTTGAGGCTGACCTGGGGGTGACCCTGTTCGAGCGTAGCAGCGGCCGCCAGCCGCGCCTGAGCGAAGCCGGCGCAACCTTGCTGGAAGATGCCCGCGAGCTGCTGCGCCAGTGCGAGCGCCTGGATGGCCGGGCCCTGGCGCTGATGCGCGGGCAAGAGGCGCAATTGCGGGTGGCCCAGGATGAGGCCATGCCCTATCAACCGGTGATCGACAGCCTCGATGAGCTGGCCCGGCAGTTTCCCTTGCTCGAAGTACAGATGGCCAGCGGCGCCCAGGGCGACGTGGCGCGCAAGCTGATCGAGCGGCGCGCCGATCTTGGCCTGCTGTTCCACCATGACCAGATGCCGGTATCCCTCGAGCGCCGGGCGGTGGGGCGGATCGAGATGGTTACTGCCTGCGCCGTGGATCATCCCTTGACCCGTCTTGAGCGCGTCAGTCGTCAGGACCTGGCCCGCCACCGCCAGTTGCTGATCACCCCGCAGGAAAGCGGCTACCCCGGTGGCGAGCCGATCAGCCCGCAGATCTGGCGCGCCGACAGCTTCTACGCCATGGCCGAATTGCTGATGCGTGGCCTGGGCTGGGCCTGGTTGCCGCGGCATGTGGTGCAGTACCCCACCTACCAGGCGCAGATGGTCGAGCTTGCCAGCGAATGGACACCGCCAGCACTGGTGGTCGAGCTGGTGTGGCGCCGTGACGAGCCACTGGGGCCCGCCGCGCAGTGGTTGGCCGAACGCTTCGCAGTGCACTTGCGCGCCATTGGCTAG
- a CDS encoding SMR family transporter, with product MNAYTYLAIAICAEVIATASMKAVKGLSTPLPLLLMVCGYAVAFWMLTLVVRSIPVGIAYAIWSGLGIVLISIAALVIYGQKLDLPAMLGMAMIVGGVVVIQVFSKTAGH from the coding sequence ATGAATGCCTACACCTACCTGGCTATCGCCATCTGCGCAGAAGTCATCGCCACCGCCTCAATGAAAGCCGTCAAGGGCCTGAGCACGCCCCTGCCGCTGCTGCTGATGGTCTGTGGCTATGCCGTGGCGTTCTGGATGCTGACCCTGGTGGTGCGCAGCATTCCGGTGGGCATTGCCTATGCCATCTGGTCGGGCCTGGGCATCGTCCTGATCAGCATCGCCGCGCTGGTGATCTACGGCCAGAAGCTGGACCTGCCGGCAATGCTCGGCATGGCCATGATCGTCGGCGGCGTGGTGGTGATCCAGGTCTTCTCGAAAACCGCCGGGCATTGA
- a CDS encoding FAD-dependent oxidoreductase, with translation MPTVISTDVLIVGAGVAGLWLNARLRRLGYSTVLVERASLGGEQTLKSQGIIHGGAKYALHGALTGASEAIADMPRRWREALAGNGELDLSGVRLLSEAHYLWSPGTLAGNLTSFFASKAVRGRVDQVKGEQLPPALQDRAFKGKVYRLAELVVDVPSLLNKLAELAGDSLLAGQSIEPFEENGELAGLRVDGREIRAQRVVLSAGAGNAALLEALGLSQPAMQRRPLHMVMAKGASLKPLYAHCLGGGPKPRITVTSHPGADGQWVWYLGGDLAEADGVAREPEAQIAAAKKEVSNLLPWIDLSQVRWATVRIDRAEPAQSGLVRPDNAFLAEQQRLLVGWPTKLALAPDFSDRVLANLERDGIKPGGQPALPELPRPPMALPVWEQLLP, from the coding sequence ATGCCAACCGTAATTTCCACCGATGTGCTGATCGTCGGCGCCGGGGTCGCAGGCCTCTGGCTCAATGCCCGCCTGCGCCGGCTCGGCTATTCGACAGTTCTGGTGGAACGCGCCAGCCTCGGTGGCGAGCAGACCCTCAAATCCCAGGGGATCATCCACGGTGGCGCCAAGTACGCGCTGCACGGTGCCCTGACCGGCGCCTCGGAAGCCATCGCCGACATGCCCCGGCGCTGGCGCGAGGCCCTGGCCGGCAATGGCGAGCTGGACCTGTCCGGCGTGCGCCTGCTGTCCGAAGCCCACTACCTGTGGTCACCTGGCACCCTGGCCGGCAACCTCACCAGCTTCTTTGCCAGCAAGGCCGTGCGCGGCCGGGTCGATCAGGTCAAGGGCGAGCAGTTGCCACCCGCCCTGCAGGACCGTGCCTTCAAGGGCAAGGTCTATCGCCTGGCCGAATTGGTCGTCGATGTGCCAAGCCTGCTCAACAAGCTTGCGGAACTGGCCGGTGACAGCCTGCTTGCCGGGCAAAGCATCGAACCGTTTGAAGAGAATGGCGAACTGGCCGGCCTGCGCGTCGATGGCCGCGAAATTCGCGCCCAGCGCGTGGTGCTCAGCGCCGGTGCCGGCAACGCCGCCTTGCTCGAAGCCTTGGGCCTGAGCCAGCCAGCCATGCAGCGCCGGCCGCTGCACATGGTCATGGCCAAGGGCGCCAGCCTCAAGCCGCTGTACGCCCATTGCCTGGGCGGCGGGCCGAAGCCGCGCATCACCGTCACCAGCCACCCGGGCGCCGATGGCCAGTGGGTCTGGTACCTGGGCGGCGACCTGGCCGAAGCCGACGGCGTAGCCCGCGAGCCTGAAGCGCAGATTGCCGCGGCGAAAAAAGAAGTCAGCAACCTGCTGCCCTGGATCGACCTCAGCCAGGTGCGCTGGGCCACCGTGCGCATCGACCGCGCCGAGCCTGCGCAATCGGGCCTGGTGCGCCCCGACAACGCCTTCCTCGCCGAGCAGCAACGCCTGCTGGTGGGCTGGCCGACGAAGCTGGCCCTGGCGCCGGACTTCAGTGACCGGGTGCTGGCCAACCTTGAGCGCGACGGCATCAAGCCAGGCGGCCAGCCGGCCCTGCCCGAATTGCCGCGACCGCCCATGGCCCTGCCGGTGTGGGAGCAACTGCTGCCATGA
- a CDS encoding aldo/keto reductase — protein MSLPSLHDLHRPLGSTGLTVSPLGLGTVKLGRDQGVKYPSGFTIPDDHEARMLLAQARELGINLIDTAPAYGRSEERLGPLLRGQRDQWVIVSKVGEEFEGGQSRFDFSAAHTRFSIERSLKRLETDCIDLVLVHSDGNDLHILEHEEVYQTLEALKQEGKIRGFGLSGKTAAGGLKALERGDCAMVTYNLNEQAERPVIDYAAKHGKAILVKKALASGHVCLSPGVDPVRASFELLFAHPGVSSAIVGTINPLHLTHNVATVAKVLRR, from the coding sequence ATGAGCCTGCCGAGCCTGCACGATTTGCATCGGCCCCTCGGCAGTACCGGTCTGACGGTTTCGCCACTGGGCCTGGGCACGGTCAAGCTTGGCCGCGACCAGGGCGTCAAATATCCCAGCGGCTTCACTATTCCCGACGACCACGAAGCACGGATGCTGCTGGCCCAGGCTCGCGAGTTGGGCATCAACCTGATCGATACCGCACCCGCTTATGGCCGCAGCGAAGAACGCCTCGGCCCGCTATTACGCGGCCAGCGTGACCAGTGGGTGATCGTCAGCAAGGTCGGCGAGGAGTTCGAGGGCGGCCAGTCGCGATTCGACTTCAGCGCAGCGCACACGCGCTTTTCCATCGAGCGTAGCCTCAAGCGCCTGGAAACCGACTGCATCGACCTGGTACTGGTGCATTCCGACGGCAACGACTTGCACATCCTTGAGCACGAGGAGGTTTACCAAACCCTCGAAGCCCTCAAGCAGGAGGGCAAGATCCGTGGTTTCGGGCTGTCTGGCAAAACCGCAGCGGGCGGTCTCAAGGCGCTCGAACGCGGCGATTGCGCCATGGTCACCTACAATCTGAACGAGCAGGCCGAACGGCCGGTGATTGATTACGCCGCCAAGCACGGCAAGGCGATCCTGGTGAAAAAGGCCCTGGCCAGCGGCCATGTGTGCCTTAGCCCGGGTGTCGACCCGGTGCGCGCCAGCTTCGAACTGCTGTTCGCCCACCCCGGGGTCAGCAGTGCTATTGTCGGCACCATCAATCCGCTGCACCTGACCCATAACGTGGCAACCGTTGCCAAGGTGCTGCGCCGCTGA
- a CDS encoding metal ABC transporter ATPase: MPRTLIRKNPSNFKTLPLHVEASPEGLVYQSIGMPLNFAQTLQRRKPIQVADSQHFAVELANLGVSVRLTLRWQNRDYWVLVRQRRQDRGDVVLKLISGYVPAQELNLPLHTAIQEVAEECLLETPEGWLGGRFNETWLPAPYADALHYREALPFVLTPQSGAARPVRCANLQLLERPRAYVHLPTASLQLIYDLCLQVPREAKSLSLFHVDERLEGDQLVARLNRKRPDLYLMPLEDGQPRAELYTLSKDRLVPASTRGLYLAESFAQQDGWLVRDERIRWKDWVRQQGLTPAKPDSGLKRLTGRARELLQMARGGLRK, from the coding sequence ATGCCGCGAACGCTGATCCGCAAGAACCCGAGCAACTTCAAGACCCTGCCCTTGCACGTCGAGGCCAGCCCCGAAGGCCTGGTGTACCAGAGCATCGGCATGCCGCTGAACTTCGCCCAGACCCTGCAACGGCGCAAGCCGATCCAGGTTGCCGACAGCCAGCACTTTGCTGTCGAACTGGCCAACCTCGGCGTCTCGGTGCGCCTGACCCTGCGCTGGCAGAACCGCGATTACTGGGTGCTGGTACGCCAGCGCCGCCAGGACCGTGGCGATGTCGTGCTGAAACTGATTTCAGGCTATGTGCCGGCCCAGGAGCTGAACCTGCCGCTGCATACGGCAATTCAGGAGGTGGCCGAGGAATGCCTGCTGGAAACCCCGGAAGGCTGGCTGGGCGGGCGCTTCAACGAAACCTGGCTGCCGGCGCCCTACGCCGACGCCCTGCACTACCGCGAAGCCCTGCCCTTTGTGCTGACGCCGCAGTCCGGCGCCGCACGCCCGGTACGCTGCGCCAACCTGCAATTGCTGGAACGGCCACGGGCATATGTGCACTTGCCAACCGCCTCGCTGCAACTGATCTACGACCTGTGCCTGCAAGTACCACGCGAGGCCAAGTCACTGAGCCTGTTCCACGTCGACGAACGCCTTGAAGGCGACCAACTGGTCGCGCGCCTCAACCGTAAACGCCCCGACCTGTACCTGATGCCGCTGGAAGACGGCCAGCCACGCGCCGAGCTCTACACCCTGAGCAAGGATCGCCTGGTGCCGGCCAGCACCCGCGGGCTGTACCTGGCAGAAAGCTTTGCCCAACAGGATGGCTGGCTGGTCAGGGATGAGCGGATTCGCTGGAAGGATTGGGTCAGGCAGCAAGGCCTGACACCCGCAAAACCGGACAGCGGCTTGAAGCGGCTGACCGGCAGGGCGAGGGAGTTGTTGCAGATGGCGCGTGGCGGGCTGCGCAAGTAG
- the hldE gene encoding bifunctional D-glycero-beta-D-manno-heptose-7-phosphate kinase/D-glycero-beta-D-manno-heptose 1-phosphate adenylyltransferase HldE, protein MKLSMPRFDQAPVLVVGDVMLDRYWHGGTSRISPEAPVPVVKVEQIEDRPGGAANVALNIAALGAPAALVGVTGQDEAADSLANSLQAAGVRSIFQRIAHQPTIVKLRVMSRHQQLLRIDFEEPFATDPLSLGAEVDTLLDGVKVLVLSDYGKGALKNHQSLIQAARAKGIPVLADPKGKDFSIYRGASLITPNLSEFETIVGRCADEAELVAKGAQLMSELELGALLVTRGEHGMTLLRPDHPALHLPARAREVFDVTGAGDTVISTLAAAIAAGEELPHAVGLANLAAGIVVGKLGTAAISAPELRRAIQREEGSERGVLSLDQLLLAIDDARAHNEKIVFTNGCFDILHAGHVTYLEQARAQGDRLIVAVNDDASVSRLKGPGRPINSVDRRMAVLAGLGAVDWVISFPEGTPENLLSQVKPDVLVKGGDYGIDQVVGADIVKAYGGTVKVLGLVENSSTTAIVEKIRKN, encoded by the coding sequence ATGAAGTTGTCCATGCCGCGTTTCGATCAAGCCCCGGTACTGGTGGTGGGCGATGTCATGCTCGACCGCTACTGGCATGGCGGTACCTCACGGATTTCACCTGAAGCGCCGGTGCCGGTGGTCAAGGTCGAACAGATCGAGGACCGTCCGGGCGGTGCCGCCAACGTCGCCTTGAACATCGCTGCCCTTGGCGCGCCGGCGGCGCTGGTCGGGGTGACCGGCCAGGACGAGGCTGCCGACAGCCTGGCCAACAGCCTGCAGGCTGCCGGTGTGCGCTCGATCTTCCAGCGTATCGCCCATCAGCCGACCATCGTCAAGCTGCGGGTCATGAGCCGCCACCAGCAGTTGCTGCGTATCGATTTCGAAGAACCCTTCGCCACCGACCCGCTGTCCCTGGGCGCCGAGGTCGATACCTTGCTCGACGGCGTCAAGGTGCTGGTGTTGTCGGACTACGGCAAGGGCGCGTTGAAAAACCACCAGAGCCTGATCCAGGCCGCCCGCGCCAAAGGCATTCCGGTGCTGGCCGACCCCAAGGGCAAGGATTTCTCGATCTACCGAGGCGCCAGCCTGATCACCCCGAACCTCAGCGAGTTCGAAACCATCGTTGGCCGTTGTGCCGACGAGGCCGAGCTGGTGGCCAAGGGCGCCCAGTTGATGAGCGAGCTGGAACTGGGTGCCTTGCTGGTGACCCGTGGCGAGCACGGCATGACCCTGCTGCGCCCCGATCACCCGGCCTTGCACTTGCCGGCCCGGGCCCGTGAAGTGTTCGACGTGACCGGTGCCGGTGACACTGTGATCTCGACCCTCGCCGCCGCCATCGCTGCCGGTGAAGAGCTGCCTCATGCGGTCGGCCTGGCAAACCTTGCCGCCGGTATCGTGGTGGGCAAGCTGGGTACTGCAGCTATCAGTGCCCCCGAGCTGCGCCGCGCGATCCAGCGCGAAGAGGGTTCCGAGCGTGGCGTACTGAGCCTCGACCAGTTGCTGCTGGCCATCGACGATGCCCGCGCGCACAACGAGAAGATCGTCTTCACCAACGGCTGCTTCGACATTCTCCATGCCGGCCACGTGACCTACCTGGAGCAGGCCCGGGCCCAGGGCGATCGCCTGATCGTCGCGGTCAACGACGACGCCTCGGTCAGCCGCCTTAAAGGCCCGGGCCGGCCGATCAACAGCGTTGACCGGCGCATGGCCGTACTCGCTGGCCTCGGCGCCGTGGACTGGGTGATCAGCTTCCCTGAGGGCACCCCGGAAAACCTGCTGAGCCAGGTCAAGCCGGATGTGCTGGTCAAGGGTGGTGACTATGGCATCGACCAGGTGGTCGGCGCCGACATCGTCAAGGCCTACGGCGGTACCGTGAAGGTGCTGGGGCTGGTGGAAAACAGCTCGACCACCGCCATCGTCGAGAAGATCCGCAAGAACTGA
- the msbA gene encoding lipid A export permease/ATP-binding protein MsbA: MAETPREAEQSSSLKIYFRLLSYVKPYIGIFLLSIIGFVIFASTQPMLAGILKYFVDGLSNPQAVLFPNVPYLKDLQLLQAVPLLIVLIAAWQGLGSFLGNYFLAKVSLGLVHDLRVELFNKLLVLPNRYFDSHNSGHLISRITFNVTMVTGAATDAIKVVIREGLTVVFLFIYLLWMNWKLTLVMLAILPIIAVMVGTASKKFRKQSKKIQVAMGDVTHVASETIQGYRVVRSFGGESYEQQRFANASQSNTDKQLRMTKTGAVYTPMLQLVIYTAMAALMFLVLFLRGEATAGDLVAYITAAGLLPKPIRQLSEVSSTIQKGLAGAESIFEQLDEAPEVDSGTVELDRVVGRLEVRNLNFTYPGTDRQVLTDISFTAEPGQMIALVGRSGSGKSTLAALIPRFYHHDDGQILLDGVEIENYRLRNLRKHVAQVTQHVTLFNDTVANNIAYGDLAGAPRAEIEAAAADAYAKEFVEQLPQGFDTQVGENGVLLSGGQRQRLAIARALLKNAPLLILDEATSALDTESERHIQAALDHVMKGRTTLVIAHRLSTIEKADMILVMDQGKLVERGTHTELLAANGFYARLHAMGLDEPAKVDIT; encoded by the coding sequence ATGGCCGAAACACCGCGAGAGGCGGAGCAGAGCTCCAGCCTGAAAATCTACTTCCGGCTGCTGAGCTACGTGAAGCCGTATATCGGCATTTTTCTGCTGAGTATCATCGGCTTCGTGATCTTTGCCTCGACCCAGCCGATGCTGGCCGGCATCCTCAAGTACTTCGTCGATGGCTTGAGCAACCCGCAGGCGGTGTTGTTCCCCAACGTGCCGTATCTCAAGGACCTGCAACTGCTGCAGGCCGTGCCGCTGCTGATCGTGCTGATCGCCGCCTGGCAGGGTCTGGGCTCGTTCCTGGGCAACTACTTCCTGGCCAAGGTTTCCCTGGGTCTGGTTCACGACCTGCGGGTCGAGTTGTTCAACAAGCTGCTGGTGCTGCCCAACCGCTACTTTGACAGCCACAATTCCGGCCACCTGATTTCGCGCATCACCTTCAATGTGACCATGGTCACCGGTGCTGCGACCGATGCCATCAAGGTGGTGATCCGCGAAGGCCTGACTGTGGTCTTCCTGTTCATCTACCTGCTGTGGATGAACTGGAAGCTGACCCTGGTGATGCTGGCGATCCTGCCGATCATCGCCGTGATGGTCGGTACCGCGAGCAAGAAATTCCGCAAGCAGAGCAAGAAGATCCAGGTGGCCATGGGCGATGTCACCCATGTCGCCTCGGAAACCATCCAGGGCTACCGCGTGGTGCGCAGCTTCGGTGGCGAGAGCTACGAGCAGCAACGCTTTGCCAACGCCAGCCAGAGCAACACCGACAAGCAGCTGCGCATGACCAAGACCGGCGCGGTGTACACGCCGATGCTGCAACTGGTGATCTACACCGCCATGGCGGCATTGATGTTCCTGGTGCTGTTCCTGCGCGGCGAGGCTACTGCCGGTGACCTGGTAGCCTACATTACCGCAGCGGGCCTGTTGCCCAAGCCGATTCGGCAGTTGTCGGAGGTTAGCTCGACCATCCAGAAAGGCCTGGCCGGTGCCGAAAGCATCTTCGAGCAACTGGACGAGGCGCCGGAGGTCGACAGCGGCACCGTCGAGCTGGACCGTGTGGTCGGGCGTCTCGAGGTGCGCAACCTGAACTTTACCTATCCGGGTACTGACCGCCAGGTGCTGACCGATATTTCCTTTACCGCAGAGCCCGGGCAGATGATCGCCCTGGTGGGGCGTTCAGGTAGCGGCAAGTCGACCCTGGCGGCACTGATACCACGCTTCTATCACCACGATGACGGACAGATCCTCCTCGACGGCGTGGAGATCGAGAACTACCGCCTGCGCAACCTGCGCAAGCACGTCGCCCAGGTGACCCAGCACGTGACCCTGTTCAACGACACCGTGGCCAACAACATCGCCTATGGCGACTTGGCCGGGGCGCCGCGGGCCGAGATCGAAGCCGCTGCCGCCGATGCCTATGCCAAGGAGTTCGTCGAGCAGTTGCCGCAAGGCTTCGACACCCAGGTCGGTGAAAACGGCGTGCTGCTCTCCGGTGGCCAGCGCCAGCGCCTGGCGATTGCCCGGGCGTTGCTCAAGAATGCGCCATTGCTGATTCTCGACGAGGCCACGTCGGCCCTGGATACCGAGTCCGAGCGACACATCCAGGCCGCCCTGGATCATGTGATGAAAGGCCGCACCACCCTGGTGATCGCCCACCGGCTGTCGACCATCGAGAAGGCCGACATGATCCTGGTCATGGACCAGGGCAAGCTGGTCGAGCGTGGCACCCATACCGAGCTGCTGGCAGCCAACGGCTTTTATGCCAGGCTGCACGCCATGGGCCTGGACGAGCCGGCCAAGGTCGATATCACCTGA